In one Gemmatimonadaceae bacterium genomic region, the following are encoded:
- a CDS encoding TIGR00730 family Rossman fold protein, with translation MDPRKVDQAIRDVPMLTEDEKLLQMPRGEASAFTRSDPWRVMRITSEFVEGFDALADIQKGVTIFGSARTGPDDPQYQAAREVARLLGQHGFSIITGAGPGIMEAANRGAKEGGGHSVGCNIELPFEQGANPYVDTLVNFRYFFVRKTMFIKYSNAFIIFPGGFGTLDELFEALTLIQTGKIYQFPVILFGRHYWAGLVRWISSRLLAEGKISPGDLDLLLMTDDPAEAAQAVIDAHAAQTAAQTLRNDG, from the coding sequence ATGGATCCCCGGAAGGTGGATCAGGCCATCCGTGACGTGCCAATGCTCACGGAAGACGAAAAGTTGCTGCAGATGCCGCGCGGCGAAGCGTCGGCCTTCACCCGTAGCGACCCGTGGCGCGTCATGCGCATCACGTCGGAGTTTGTGGAAGGGTTCGACGCGCTGGCCGATATCCAGAAAGGGGTCACGATCTTCGGGTCGGCGCGCACGGGGCCGGATGACCCCCAGTATCAGGCCGCGCGCGAGGTGGCCCGCTTGCTCGGGCAGCACGGTTTCTCGATCATCACCGGCGCGGGCCCCGGCATCATGGAAGCCGCCAACCGCGGCGCCAAGGAAGGCGGGGGGCATTCGGTCGGGTGCAACATCGAACTCCCCTTCGAACAGGGGGCCAACCCGTACGTCGATACGCTGGTGAATTTCCGCTACTTCTTCGTGCGGAAAACGATGTTCATCAAGTACTCGAACGCGTTCATCATCTTCCCGGGCGGGTTCGGGACGCTCGACGAGCTGTTCGAAGCGCTGACGCTCATTCAGACCGGGAAGATCTATCAGTTCCCCGTCATTCTCTTCGGGCGCCACTACTGGGCCGGTCTCGTGCGGTGGATCAGCTCGCGGCTGCTGGCCGAAGGGAAGATCTCGCCGGGCGATCTCGATCTGCTACTGATGACGGATGATCCGGCGGAGGCGGCGCAGGCGGTGATCGACGCGCACGCCGCGCAGACGGCGGCGCAAACGCTGCGCAACGACGGCTGA
- a CDS encoding alkaline phosphatase family protein, which translates to MSPESPHDITEAQSLHRRLLLIVADGVRPDVMQEEMDAGNTPTLQRLRERGGLHAVSSSFPSVTGPAYVPFLMGRHPANVGLPGLRWYDRARSLRWSPYQARSYAGIDIWHIDGDVTATAPTLLELATPSLAGMSMIGRGATHGRIGRSVYWMCRASPAHFRGDLHGWQRVEREASASFLKRFARVRPRFSVLAITSPDKFAHKFGCRSAAVRSAIGDVDAAAAQAFALAERDGWGDALHVWVVGDHGHAPVSQHDDLHGWLEREGLRVLAHPQLGTRRPDVALMVGGNAMAHLYLAPAERTRRWWGELAPRWSGLADRLLQRASVDLLMVAHSAHDVEVRHATRGSAHVHLHEDGHGDRATTRWTYEPTSGDPLCLGGRHDRLDLQAAWEVTQASPYPDAVVQLSWLAISSRAGDCIVSAAPDWDLRARFEPVEHVSTHGALLRDQMLVPLLIDTPPAQLPQRTTDVVPSALQLLGVAADTPYDGRSFLT; encoded by the coding sequence GTGTCGCCTGAGTCCCCGCATGATATCACCGAGGCGCAGTCACTGCACCGTCGGCTCCTGCTGATCGTGGCCGACGGGGTACGCCCCGACGTGATGCAGGAAGAGATGGACGCCGGCAACACGCCCACCCTGCAGCGCCTGCGGGAGCGCGGTGGGCTGCACGCGGTGTCGTCCTCGTTTCCGTCAGTCACCGGCCCGGCCTACGTCCCGTTCCTCATGGGGCGGCACCCGGCCAACGTCGGGCTCCCCGGACTCCGCTGGTACGACCGCGCGCGCTCGCTCCGCTGGTCGCCGTACCAGGCGCGCAGCTACGCGGGTATCGACATCTGGCACATCGACGGGGACGTCACGGCCACCGCCCCGACCCTGCTCGAGCTGGCCACGCCCTCGCTGGCCGGGATGAGCATGATCGGCCGCGGCGCGACGCACGGCCGCATTGGTCGCTCCGTCTACTGGATGTGCCGCGCCTCGCCCGCCCACTTCCGCGGCGATCTGCACGGGTGGCAGCGCGTGGAGCGCGAAGCGAGTGCCAGCTTCCTCAAGCGGTTCGCCCGCGTGCGTCCACGCTTTTCGGTGCTGGCGATTACCAGCCCCGACAAGTTCGCGCACAAGTTCGGCTGTCGCTCGGCGGCGGTGCGTAGTGCGATCGGCGATGTCGACGCCGCGGCCGCGCAGGCGTTCGCCCTCGCCGAGCGGGACGGCTGGGGCGACGCATTGCATGTGTGGGTGGTCGGGGATCACGGCCATGCGCCGGTCTCGCAGCACGACGACCTGCACGGCTGGCTCGAGCGGGAAGGATTGCGCGTGCTGGCGCATCCGCAGCTTGGGACGCGACGCCCCGACGTGGCGCTCATGGTGGGCGGCAATGCCATGGCGCACCTGTATCTCGCGCCCGCCGAGCGCACGCGGCGCTGGTGGGGGGAACTGGCCCCGCGCTGGTCCGGGCTCGCCGACCGGCTGCTGCAGCGCGCGTCGGTGGATCTGCTGATGGTCGCCCACAGTGCCCATGATGTCGAGGTGCGCCATGCCACGCGGGGCTCGGCGCATGTCCATCTGCATGAAGACGGACACGGCGACCGCGCCACGACGCGCTGGACGTATGAGCCCACCAGTGGCGATCCGCTCTGCCTCGGCGGGCGGCACGACCGGCTCGACCTCCAGGCCGCATGGGAGGTGACGCAAGCCTCACCGTATCCCGACGCCGTGGTGCAATTGAGCTGGCTGGCGATTTCGTCGCGCGCCGGGGATTGCATCGTGTCGGCGGCGCCGGACTGGGACCTCCGGGCGCGTTTTGAACCGGTGGAACACGTATCGACCCACGGCGCGCTCCTGCGGGATCAGATGCTCGTGCCGCTCCTCATCGATACACCACCGGCACAACTGCCACAACGAACGACGGATGTCGTGCCCAGCGCACTGCAGCTTCTTGGCGTGGCGGCCGATACTCCCTATGACGGCCGTTCGTTCCTGACGTAG
- a CDS encoding alpha/beta hydrolase: protein MSILFRNNVRVSGSGEPVLVFGHGFGCDQAMWRFVAPAFEPTHRVVRFDFVGAGGSDVRAYDPARYGTLQGYATDLLEVLEAVGARSAVFVGHSVAATIGMLAAARRPSRFARLVHVGPSPCYLNDPPTYAGGMSRADIVGLLDMMEQNYRGWAQALAPLVVGNLDRPEHAAELEARFCATDPVIARRFAEVTFLSDHRDDVPLVPVPSLILQCADDAIAPEAVGHWLARHLPQSTYHAMAATGHCPQLTEPAETIAAIRAYLDSPAGAPLLDLAAAG from the coding sequence ATGTCGATTCTCTTCCGCAACAACGTCCGCGTGTCCGGCAGCGGCGAGCCCGTGCTCGTCTTCGGACACGGCTTCGGATGTGATCAGGCGATGTGGCGCTTCGTGGCGCCCGCCTTTGAGCCCACGCACCGCGTGGTGCGCTTCGATTTCGTCGGCGCCGGTGGCTCCGATGTGCGCGCGTACGACCCGGCGCGGTACGGCACGCTCCAGGGCTATGCGACCGATCTGCTCGAGGTACTCGAGGCGGTCGGCGCGCGGAGCGCGGTGTTCGTCGGCCACTCGGTGGCGGCCACGATCGGCATGCTCGCCGCGGCGCGGCGCCCGTCGCGCTTTGCGCGGCTGGTGCACGTAGGGCCGTCGCCCTGCTATCTGAATGATCCGCCCACGTACGCCGGCGGCATGTCGCGCGCGGACATCGTGGGGCTCCTCGACATGATGGAGCAGAACTATCGCGGCTGGGCGCAGGCGCTGGCGCCTCTGGTCGTGGGCAATCTGGATCGGCCGGAGCACGCGGCGGAGCTGGAAGCGCGCTTCTGTGCCACCGATCCCGTCATCGCGCGACGCTTCGCCGAGGTGACCTTCCTCTCCGATCATCGCGATGACGTCCCACTCGTGCCCGTGCCGTCGCTCATCCTGCAATGCGCCGACGACGCCATCGCCCCCGAAGCCGTGGGGCATTGGCTCGCACGGCATCTGCCGCAGAGCACCTATCATGCGATGGCGGCCACGGGGCACTGCCCGCAGCTCACCGAACCGGCGGAGACGATCGCGGCCATCCGCGCCTACCTCGACAGCCCGGCCGGTGCGCCGCTGCTCGATCTCGCCGCGGCAGGATAG
- a CDS encoding nucleoside triphosphate pyrophosphohydrolase family protein: MDFAEYQELAARTLGRDRTHEQQLANAALGLTGEAGETAEIIKKHLFHATPLDQDALVKELGDCLWYIAAFATNLGLSMDDIAQRNIDKLRKRYPDGFSAERSRNRTE, from the coding sequence ATGGACTTCGCCGAATACCAGGAGCTGGCCGCCCGCACGCTCGGCCGCGACCGTACCCACGAACAGCAGCTGGCCAATGCCGCCCTCGGCCTCACCGGCGAGGCCGGCGAGACCGCCGAGATCATCAAGAAGCACCTCTTTCACGCCACGCCGCTCGATCAGGATGCGCTCGTGAAGGAACTCGGCGACTGCCTCTGGTACATCGCCGCCTTTGCCACGAACCTCGGTCTCTCCATGGACGACATCGCCCAGCGCAACATCGACAAACTGCGCAAGCGATATCCGGACGGGTTCTCGGCGGAGCGCAGCCGGAATAGAACGGAGTAG
- a CDS encoding HDOD domain-containing protein — MTTLLVRSAISRLKGLGTIPTAAMRLLSIADDPAVTEDRLNEAIELDPTLSARVLKVVNSAFYRRQREIASTREATRLLGLAAVRNIAIASGLHRLFRGNRSVLGFDAVELWSHALGVAALSRELAVATRRVAPEEALLAGLLHDLGIIAEAQLWPAEFAHVIQRMTEGAVTTFRDAERDALGMSHDETGALLCEAWNLPERFVHVCRYHHDVGPAVAEGLVLPLIVHVADVLAARAGLGFLTTAETAAPDPAALAALGLSEADLTRILEVAQESADVLAATLAD, encoded by the coding sequence GTGACGACCCTCCTCGTACGTTCCGCGATTTCCCGACTGAAAGGGCTGGGGACCATCCCCACCGCGGCCATGCGACTGCTGTCCATCGCCGATGATCCGGCGGTCACGGAGGACCGTTTGAATGAGGCCATCGAGCTGGACCCGACGCTCAGCGCGCGCGTACTCAAGGTCGTGAACTCGGCGTTCTATCGTCGGCAGCGCGAGATTGCGTCGACGCGCGAAGCGACCCGCCTGCTGGGCCTTGCCGCCGTTCGCAACATCGCCATCGCGTCCGGCCTTCACCGGCTCTTCCGCGGGAATCGTTCGGTGCTGGGCTTCGACGCGGTCGAACTCTGGTCCCATGCCCTGGGCGTGGCCGCGCTCTCCCGGGAACTGGCTGTGGCCACGCGTCGCGTAGCGCCGGAGGAGGCGTTGTTGGCTGGGCTGTTGCACGATCTCGGTATCATTGCCGAGGCGCAGCTCTGGCCAGCGGAGTTTGCGCACGTGATTCAACGGATGACGGAAGGGGCGGTGACCACCTTCCGCGACGCTGAGCGGGACGCGTTGGGGATGTCGCACGATGAGACCGGTGCCCTGTTGTGCGAGGCGTGGAACCTCCCGGAGCGATTTGTTCACGTGTGTCGCTATCACCACGATGTCGGTCCGGCGGTCGCGGAAGGACTCGTGCTTCCCCTCATCGTGCACGTCGCCGACGTGCTGGCCGCGCGTGCCGGGCTGGGATTCTTGACGACCGCCGAGACGGCCGCGCCGGACCCGGCCGCGTTGGCGGCACTCGGTCTCTCGGAGGCTGATCTGACGCGTATCCTGGAGGTCGCGCAGGAGAGCGCCGATGTGCTGGCGGCCACCCTCGCGGACTAG
- a CDS encoding EAL domain-containing protein, translating to MMILDRRQANHHASQPVAQRVLLIDDDADLHPLVMGMLRAIGVETAGAFDGEGGLLVARERLPDLILLDHDLPDCSGLEILAQIRADNRLSAIPVVMVTGTDNRDLLTACFNGGASDYLHKPFHGAELRGRVRSVLERQRLLAELGRAAHLDTLTGLPNRALLQARVSAQLDALREGRARPFALMFLDFDRFKLINDSLGHDVGDEFLRTIAQRLRSNLRADDTIARDVDGSTVARLGGDEFVVLLHDVDDAGALLVAERLRGALEQPYDLGGHRVQSSASVGVVHVTPAYASTEALLRDADIAMYEAKARGRNCVVMFTAAMREAVHARVNLENALREAVGTEQIRLVFQPIVSLETGEMMSMEALARWRHPVLGDIAPGTFIPIAEETRLIVPLSEQVLREACRQFAEWRRSIPGFTAQYVSVNLSRIELTDEGLVDRVLRILEAHGLEPGALQLEVTESQLMPQRLLASVYLERLKAAGIRLAMDDFGTGYSSLSCLQEFPFDVLKLDRALTENVSRGRGYAALLQAVTTLGENLGLEVVAEGIESAEQLALLQALGCTYGQGYLICRPIAPSALVEWMRQSAPPMSRPL from the coding sequence ATGATGATCCTCGATCGACGTCAGGCAAATCATCACGCGTCGCAGCCGGTGGCGCAGCGGGTGCTCCTGATCGATGACGATGCGGATCTGCATCCGCTGGTCATGGGCATGCTGCGGGCCATCGGCGTGGAGACGGCGGGGGCGTTCGATGGCGAGGGGGGACTGCTCGTCGCGCGCGAACGGTTGCCCGACCTGATTCTCCTCGACCACGATCTCCCCGACTGCAGCGGCTTGGAGATCCTTGCGCAGATTCGGGCCGACAACCGACTGAGTGCCATCCCCGTGGTGATGGTGACCGGCACCGATAATCGTGATCTGCTGACGGCGTGCTTCAACGGGGGCGCGTCGGACTACCTACACAAGCCGTTTCACGGTGCGGAATTGCGCGGGCGCGTGCGTTCGGTGCTCGAGCGACAGCGGCTCCTGGCGGAGCTTGGACGCGCCGCGCACCTCGATACGTTGACGGGGCTGCCCAATCGCGCCCTGCTGCAGGCGCGGGTCTCCGCACAGCTCGACGCGCTGCGGGAGGGGCGGGCGCGTCCGTTTGCGCTGATGTTTCTCGATTTTGATCGCTTCAAGCTCATCAACGACAGCCTTGGGCATGATGTCGGTGACGAGTTCCTGCGTACCATCGCGCAACGATTGCGGAGCAACCTGCGGGCGGACGATACGATTGCGCGCGACGTGGACGGCTCCACAGTGGCCCGACTCGGCGGTGATGAGTTTGTCGTCCTCCTGCACGACGTAGACGACGCGGGGGCGCTGCTGGTGGCGGAGCGCCTGCGCGGTGCGCTGGAGCAGCCGTACGACCTGGGGGGACACCGTGTGCAGTCGAGCGCGAGCGTCGGCGTGGTCCACGTCACTCCGGCGTACGCCTCGACCGAGGCGCTGCTGCGCGACGCGGATATCGCGATGTACGAGGCCAAGGCGCGCGGGCGTAATTGCGTCGTGATGTTCACCGCCGCGATGCGCGAAGCGGTGCACGCGCGTGTCAATCTCGAGAACGCGCTGCGGGAGGCGGTTGGTACCGAACAGATCCGCCTCGTCTTCCAGCCGATCGTGTCACTGGAGACGGGCGAAATGATGAGCATGGAAGCCCTCGCGCGCTGGCGGCATCCCGTCCTGGGCGATATTGCGCCCGGGACCTTCATCCCTATCGCTGAAGAGACGCGGCTGATCGTGCCGCTTTCTGAGCAGGTGCTGCGCGAGGCCTGTCGACAGTTCGCCGAATGGCGACGGTCGATCCCGGGCTTCACCGCGCAGTACGTCAGTGTGAATCTTTCCCGCATCGAACTGACGGATGAGGGGCTGGTCGATCGGGTCCTCCGCATCCTCGAGGCCCACGGCCTTGAACCGGGGGCCTTGCAGCTCGAGGTCACCGAGTCACAGCTCATGCCGCAACGGCTCCTCGCGAGCGTGTACCTCGAGCGACTCAAGGCGGCCGGCATTCGCCTCGCCATGGACGATTTCGGCACCGGCTACTCGTCGCTCTCCTGTCTTCAGGAGTTTCCATTTGACGTGCTCAAGCTCGACCGCGCCCTCACCGAGAATGTCAGTCGCGGCCGCGGGTATGCCGCCTTGCTGCAGGCGGTCACGACTCTTGGCGAAAACCTTGGTCTGGAAGTGGTGGCCGAAGGCATTGAAAGCGCGGAGCAACTCGCGCTCCTGCAAGCACTGGGCTGTACCTATGGCCAAGGGTATCTGATCTGTCGGCCCATCGCGCCCTCGGCGCTGGTTGAATGGATGCGGCAATCGGCTCCTCCGATGTCGAGGCCTCTGTGA
- a CDS encoding response regulator, whose amino-acid sequence MSHFPEQQARRRLWAWWRDSVGITVALLLATLALYEAVSSAPGLPSAVRGWLDAVGVALIVGPLFSFTLYRRHVDGKVREVEARTTGRASGSPHRKVRWAILGALAVMAVITGLMTAVERHATLGIYDIGNALNMAGRQRTYSQQLIRLAPLVRRSRIDSTEFSSVAQHMRSESDSLDRLVARMLSFEDAEARIAEAARRESSAERDALLAASVAFLSGATTAERVDERADAMLVAQEQFVSRLADLASVNIRRMQRAQWTFGLLLLAMLIGVAGLVVEPVVRLLKRQHLAVSARSLEFERLAMVAQRTSTAVVITDARRRIVWVNAAFSRLTGWSPEEAYGKTPGSLLQGPDTDPTTIALLRERLNAGLSVRTTILNRSRDGRPYWLDLSIEPLRERGELTGFLAVESDVTDAIEARDALSREREALTRTTELLEEAQTVARMGNWSVARDSDVVEWSPGTYALFGRPVFAGPPSLRDALERYAPESVPPMLAALETARRSGTPFSLILRTADHNPAVRWIRADGRARIDDTGAIVGVYGILVDVTESVEREAALTDAQRRAEAANRSKSEFLANMSHEIRTPLTAIIGYADWLRDEAAHVPSLEQQHALSTIHRASTHLLSVINDILDLSKIEAGKVVAEQVETVLPSVLLDVESIARARAAAKGVSLETRLLTPIPERVLTDPTRMRQILMNLVGNAIKFTERGRVRVEVGVLVDAGSPRLRITIDDTGVGMTAEQVRELFQPFHQADATVTRRFGGTGLGLSISRRLALLLGGDVSVVWSTPGQGSRFAVELPLHAVDDARLIERLEAIEPARVDTPRPNALAGVRLLLAEDGEDNQRLLRVLLEAAGANVTVVGNGRLALEALDWAAAAAAPYDVLLSDMQMPEMDGYTLAAALRARGSRLPIIALTAHAMADDRRQCLEAGCSDYAVKPIDRAALIATIARWTRRTPRSVPALVASTTAMHRAATDEPDHLISDLADDPDLGPLAEAFAQVLPDRIEAIALQRQQSDSSGGRRLLHQLKGAAGSYGFPTISETAGALELVWESEENAAPLLERLSTLAAQAGRSAGQGVS is encoded by the coding sequence GTGTCCCATTTCCCTGAACAGCAGGCGCGCCGTCGCCTCTGGGCCTGGTGGCGCGATTCGGTGGGCATCACCGTGGCCCTCCTGCTCGCCACGCTGGCGCTCTACGAAGCCGTCTCCAGCGCCCCAGGCCTCCCCTCGGCCGTGCGCGGCTGGCTCGACGCCGTTGGCGTCGCCCTGATCGTCGGACCGCTGTTCTCGTTCACGTTATACCGGCGTCATGTCGACGGCAAAGTGCGGGAGGTGGAGGCGCGCACCACCGGTCGCGCCTCTGGAAGTCCGCACCGAAAGGTCCGCTGGGCGATCCTTGGGGCCCTGGCGGTCATGGCGGTCATCACGGGGCTCATGACGGCCGTAGAGCGTCACGCGACGCTTGGCATCTATGACATTGGCAACGCCCTGAACATGGCGGGGCGTCAAAGGACCTACAGTCAGCAGCTGATTCGATTGGCGCCGCTGGTCCGACGGTCACGAATCGACTCTACCGAGTTCTCGAGCGTGGCGCAGCACATGCGGAGCGAGTCCGACTCGCTCGATCGGCTCGTCGCACGGATGCTCTCCTTCGAGGACGCCGAAGCCCGCATTGCCGAGGCGGCGCGGCGGGAGTCGAGTGCCGAACGCGACGCCCTACTGGCGGCCAGCGTAGCGTTCCTGTCCGGGGCGACGACCGCCGAGCGGGTGGACGAGCGGGCCGATGCCATGCTCGTGGCACAGGAACAGTTCGTCTCACGGCTGGCGGACCTGGCCTCAGTGAACATCCGCCGGATGCAGCGCGCGCAATGGACCTTTGGGCTGCTGCTGCTGGCCATGCTCATCGGCGTGGCGGGGTTGGTGGTGGAGCCGGTCGTGCGCCTCCTCAAGCGTCAGCATCTGGCGGTCTCGGCACGCAGTCTGGAGTTCGAGCGGCTGGCGATGGTGGCTCAGCGCACCAGCACGGCCGTCGTGATCACGGACGCCAGGCGGCGCATTGTCTGGGTCAACGCGGCCTTCTCCCGACTCACGGGATGGTCGCCCGAGGAGGCATACGGAAAAACGCCCGGCAGCCTGCTGCAGGGACCGGACACCGACCCGACGACCATTGCACTCCTCCGAGAACGATTGAACGCTGGGCTCTCCGTGCGCACGACGATTCTGAACCGCTCGAGAGACGGGCGGCCGTACTGGCTCGATCTGAGCATCGAGCCGTTGCGCGAGCGCGGGGAGCTCACGGGCTTTCTGGCCGTCGAGTCCGACGTCACCGACGCGATCGAGGCCCGAGATGCCCTGAGTCGCGAACGGGAGGCGCTCACGCGCACCACCGAACTCCTCGAGGAAGCGCAGACGGTCGCGCGCATGGGGAATTGGTCGGTCGCACGCGATAGCGATGTGGTGGAGTGGTCGCCGGGTACCTACGCGCTCTTCGGGCGCCCGGTGTTCGCCGGTCCGCCGTCGCTCCGAGATGCCCTCGAGCGCTACGCGCCCGAGTCCGTACCGCCGATGCTCGCCGCTCTCGAGACGGCCCGGCGCTCCGGCACTCCGTTCTCGCTGATCTTGCGAACGGCCGATCACAACCCGGCCGTGCGCTGGATTCGCGCGGACGGGCGCGCACGCATCGATGACACCGGGGCGATCGTCGGCGTGTACGGTATTCTGGTGGACGTCACCGAGAGCGTGGAGCGCGAAGCGGCGCTGACCGACGCGCAGAGGCGCGCCGAGGCCGCCAATCGCAGCAAGAGCGAGTTCCTCGCCAACATGAGTCACGAAATCCGTACACCGCTGACGGCCATCATCGGATACGCGGACTGGCTGCGCGACGAGGCGGCCCACGTGCCCAGCCTCGAGCAACAACACGCCCTCTCTACGATTCACCGGGCCAGTACCCATCTCCTGTCGGTCATCAATGACATTCTGGACCTGTCCAAGATCGAGGCGGGCAAGGTGGTGGCCGAACAGGTCGAGACCGTGCTGCCGTCGGTGCTCCTCGATGTCGAGAGCATCGCGCGAGCCCGGGCGGCCGCGAAGGGGGTGTCGCTCGAGACGCGTCTGCTCACCCCGATTCCTGAGCGAGTTCTGACGGATCCGACACGGATGCGGCAGATCCTGATGAATCTGGTGGGCAATGCCATCAAGTTCACAGAGCGCGGTCGGGTGCGGGTCGAGGTCGGCGTGCTGGTCGACGCTGGATCGCCACGCCTGCGCATCACCATCGATGACACCGGGGTCGGCATGACAGCCGAGCAGGTGCGCGAGCTCTTCCAACCGTTTCATCAGGCCGATGCGACGGTCACCCGTCGATTCGGCGGTACGGGCCTCGGCCTGTCCATTTCGCGGCGCCTCGCGCTGCTCCTCGGCGGCGATGTCTCGGTCGTCTGGTCGACGCCGGGGCAAGGATCGCGCTTTGCCGTGGAACTCCCGCTGCACGCGGTCGACGATGCGCGGTTGATCGAGCGCCTCGAGGCGATCGAGCCGGCGCGCGTCGATACGCCACGTCCGAACGCCTTGGCGGGAGTTCGCCTGCTCCTCGCCGAGGACGGTGAAGACAATCAGCGGCTGCTGCGCGTGCTGCTCGAAGCCGCCGGCGCGAACGTGACCGTGGTTGGGAATGGTCGCCTCGCGCTGGAGGCCCTGGACTGGGCGGCCGCGGCGGCGGCGCCGTACGACGTGCTCCTCTCGGACATGCAGATGCCCGAGATGGACGGGTATACGTTGGCCGCCGCATTGCGGGCGCGTGGCAGCCGTCTTCCCATCATCGCGCTCACGGCCCACGCCATGGCCGACGATCGGCGCCAATGTCTGGAGGCGGGGTGCAGTGATTATGCCGTCAAGCCGATCGATCGGGCGGCCCTCATTGCCACGATCGCGCGGTGGACGCGTCGTACGCCCCGCTCGGTTCCGGCGCTGGTGGCATCGACGACGGCCATGCACCGCGCGGCGACCGACGAGCCGGACCACCTCATCAGCGATCTCGCCGACGATCCGGATCTCGGACCGCTCGCTGAGGCGTTCGCCCAAGTCCTGCCCGATCGGATCGAGGCGATTGCCCTGCAGCGCCAGCAATCAGATTCGAGCGGTGGACGCCGTCTGCTGCACCAACTCAAGGGCGCTGCCGGTAGTTACGGATTCCCGACGATCAGTGAGACCGCCGGTGCCTTGGAGCTGGTCTGGGAATCCGAGGAGAACGCCGCTCCACTGCTGGAGCGACTGAGTACGCTCGCCGCGCAGGCCGGCCGGAGCGCCGGGCAGGGAGTGTCATGA